One genomic segment of Actinoplanes ianthinogenes includes these proteins:
- a CDS encoding NAD(P)-dependent oxidoreductase, translating into MTNIAVLGTGRMGSAVVRRLSAAGHVVTAWSRNPARAAATGAKVAESPAEAVAGADVVITVLTDGAAVAEVLFGSGATLRPGTVLVQMSTIGPEATAAIVERLPGDVSFVDAPVMGSVDAVAAGTLVILASGAVEAAEPVLRHLGTIQRCDAASAVKVMQMTAALTAIGALHDTLEVAAALGIDRAAAMELLAAGPLAGALRRATSTTADFPVALAAKDLRFASGTTPVVEATLSLLAAVPDQQADICALIDRESR; encoded by the coding sequence ATGACGAACATCGCGGTGCTGGGCACCGGGAGGATGGGCAGTGCTGTCGTGCGGCGGTTGAGCGCGGCGGGACATGTGGTGACGGCGTGGAGCCGGAACCCGGCGCGGGCCGCCGCGACCGGCGCGAAGGTGGCGGAGTCCCCGGCCGAGGCGGTCGCCGGGGCCGACGTGGTGATCACGGTGCTGACCGACGGGGCGGCCGTAGCGGAGGTGTTGTTCGGATCGGGGGCGACGCTGCGGCCCGGGACCGTGCTGGTGCAGATGTCGACGATCGGGCCGGAGGCGACGGCGGCGATCGTCGAGCGGCTGCCGGGGGACGTGTCGTTCGTGGACGCGCCGGTGATGGGCAGCGTCGACGCGGTCGCGGCCGGGACGCTGGTGATCCTGGCCAGTGGCGCGGTGGAGGCGGCCGAGCCGGTGCTGCGGCACCTCGGCACGATCCAGCGGTGCGACGCGGCAAGCGCGGTCAAGGTCATGCAGATGACCGCGGCGCTGACCGCCATCGGCGCGCTGCACGACACGCTGGAGGTCGCCGCCGCGCTCGGCATCGACCGGGCGGCGGCGATGGAGCTGCTGGCCGCGGGGCCGCTGGCCGGCGCGCTGCGGCGGGCGACGAGCACCACGGCCGACTTCCCGGTCGCGCTGGCCGCCAAAGACCTCCGGTTCGCAAGCGGGACGACACCCGTCGTCGAGGCCACGCTGAGCCTGCTCGCGGCCGTGCCCGACCAGCAGGCCGACATCTGCGCGCTGATCGATCGGGAGTCCCGGTGA
- a CDS encoding RidA family protein, translating to MKLTLDNPATAPAPYANRFSHVARLDLPGGALLTLSGQVAIDDTGAVLAPGEAGPQAARIFEVIGGLLAAHGAGFGDVLHVRTYMLDLADLPAYAAVRREVFTGTPPASTTVQVSGLFLPGLVLEVEVTAAVGDRT from the coding sequence GTGAAACTCACCCTCGACAACCCGGCGACCGCGCCCGCGCCGTACGCGAATCGGTTTTCGCATGTCGCCCGCCTGGACCTGCCCGGCGGCGCCCTGCTGACCCTCTCCGGGCAGGTCGCGATCGACGACACCGGTGCGGTGCTCGCCCCGGGCGAGGCCGGTCCGCAGGCGGCCCGCATCTTCGAGGTCATCGGCGGGCTGCTCGCGGCGCACGGGGCGGGCTTCGGCGACGTCCTGCACGTGCGGACCTACATGCTGGACCTGGCGGACCTGCCGGCTTACGCGGCGGTGCGGCGGGAGGTCTTCACCGGTACGCCACCGGCGAGCACCACCGTCCAGGTCAGCGGCCTGTTCCTGCCCGGCCTGGTGCTCGAGGTCGAGGTGACCGCGGCGGTCGGTGACCGCACCT